Proteins encoded by one window of Ignavibacteriota bacterium:
- a CDS encoding T9SS type A sorting domain-containing protein translates to MKKYFIFYILIIYALSIRNTQAIESGTIDTVYYYYQGEGDPAFENNPYFPDNIFGLPSRNATRTLPESSPAEIEAIGTGGEIIVGFKGKVLRNGQGADFIIFENAFINQVTGGIFAEPGLVSVSQDGIRFIEFPFDSQTLEGLAGLSPTRGDKDPFNPEISGGDAFDLEVLKLDYIKYIKIKDTTNIIKSLPQGHKYKNPDFLLNGFDLDAVVGLYLEDEQAVSVNEKTQKFKIITNSNFTEIIYPGIINNICIFNILGERIDVLIRNRQFIDISNLSCGVYFIEISTDNETLFDKFVKF, encoded by the coding sequence ATGAAAAAGTATTTTATATTTTATATATTGATTATATATGCATTAAGTATTAGAAACACTCAAGCGATTGAATCAGGTACGATTGATACTGTTTATTACTATTATCAGGGTGAAGGCGACCCTGCATTTGAGAACAACCCATATTTTCCGGACAATATCTTCGGATTGCCCTCAAGAAATGCCACAAGGACTTTACCAGAAAGTTCACCTGCTGAGATTGAGGCAATCGGAACAGGTGGTGAGATAATTGTTGGATTCAAGGGCAAAGTCTTACGAAATGGACAGGGTGCCGACTTCATAATTTTTGAAAATGCATTCATCAATCAGGTTACCGGTGGAATATTTGCCGAGCCTGGACTTGTGTCTGTAAGTCAGGACGGAATTCGTTTTATTGAATTTCCTTTTGACTCCCAAACGCTTGAAGGATTAGCCGGATTAAGTCCGACAAGAGGAGACAAAGATCCTTTCAATCCTGAAATTTCAGGAGGAGATGCTTTCGATTTGGAAGTTCTCAAGCTCGACTATATTAAATATATAAAAATTAAAGACACGACAAATATCATAAAGTCGCTTCCTCAAGGTCACAAATACAAAAATCCGGATTTTTTGCTGAATGGTTTTGATCTTGATGCTGTTGTTGGGCTTTATCTGGAAGATGAGCAGGCAGTATCAGTTAATGAAAAAACTCAAAAATTTAAAATTATTACAAACAGTAATTTTACCGAAATAATTTATCCGGGAATAATAAATAATATTTGCATTTTTAACATTTTAGGTGAAAGAATTGATGTATTAATTCGTAATAGACAATTTATTGACATTTCGAATTTATCATGCGGAGTTTATTTTATAGAAATTTCTACTGATAATGAAACCCTGTTTGATAAATTTGTAAAATTTTAA
- the nuoL gene encoding NADH-quinone oxidoreductase subunit L has translation MHEMIYLVPLLPLIGFLILGLFGKKIKNEALIGGLASTTVGISFIITALIFFELLSSGTSESVKLFTWISVGNFNVDWAYQVDQLSVTFALFITGVSFLIHVYSIGYMHGDRSFYRFFAYLNLFVFMMLNLVLADNYLLTFLGWEGVGLASYLLIGFWYDAKFPGVRITWTGDAGMKAFVVNRIGDFGFLIAMFLILVTFNTLNYNEVFDIASANYNVYMNAGIITAITIMIFLGCTGKSAQLPLAVWLPDAMAGPTSVSALIHAATMVTAGVFLVARNSALFAMSEITMSVVVIVGALTAILAASIGLVQNDIKKVLAYSTVSQLGFMFVALGVGAYYIAIFHVITHAFFKGLLFLGSGSVIHGMHGEQDIKRMGGLKKYMPTTAKTFFIGTMAIAGIPFFSGFMSKDEILWYAWSSSHGGGWLVWGTLAVAAMFTAFYMFRLYYLTFEGEERFDHKKVHPHESPKTVTFALITLAVLSTIGGLMNIPPALVPWLHSDPLLKSWLKPIFANANMVLGGHSHHGIEIMMYVLMIIATLVAFSMWALAKKWYSDPQWAAPRKLSKSFNGIYQALWNKYWLDEIFYAMIIDPINKLSTSFFWKFTDIGIIDGIVNGSAKSIQMLGNRIKLMQTGIAQNYAVVMIAGIVVILAWVMFL, from the coding sequence ATGCATGAAATGATTTACTTAGTCCCATTGTTGCCATTAATTGGTTTTTTAATCCTGGGACTTTTCGGTAAGAAAATCAAAAATGAGGCTCTTATCGGAGGATTAGCCAGCACAACTGTTGGTATATCATTTATTATAACAGCACTAATATTCTTCGAATTATTGTCCTCCGGTACTTCGGAATCCGTTAAGTTGTTCACCTGGATTTCAGTTGGCAATTTTAATGTTGACTGGGCTTATCAGGTTGACCAGTTATCAGTTACGTTTGCCTTATTTATCACAGGTGTAAGCTTCCTGATACATGTATATTCAATTGGATATATGCACGGGGACAGAAGTTTTTACAGGTTCTTTGCTTATCTGAACCTGTTTGTTTTTATGATGTTAAATTTGGTTCTTGCAGATAATTACCTTCTAACCTTCCTGGGTTGGGAAGGTGTAGGCCTTGCATCGTATTTACTTATCGGATTCTGGTATGATGCAAAATTCCCGGGAGTTAGAATCACTTGGACAGGCGATGCAGGCATGAAAGCATTTGTTGTTAACAGAATAGGTGACTTTGGCTTTTTGATAGCAATGTTTCTTATTTTAGTTACTTTCAATACTTTAAATTATAACGAAGTATTTGATATCGCTTCCGCAAACTATAATGTTTATATGAATGCCGGCATAATTACTGCAATCACAATAATGATATTCCTTGGCTGCACCGGCAAATCAGCACAGCTTCCTTTGGCAGTATGGCTTCCTGATGCAATGGCAGGTCCGACATCAGTATCAGCTCTTATCCACGCCGCAACAATGGTTACGGCAGGCGTATTTTTAGTTGCAAGAAATTCTGCACTATTTGCTATGTCTGAAATAACAATGAGTGTGGTTGTCATCGTTGGAGCTCTTACCGCAATCCTTGCGGCATCAATCGGCTTGGTTCAAAATGATATTAAGAAAGTTTTAGCATATTCAACCGTAAGTCAGCTTGGATTTATGTTCGTAGCTTTGGGTGTAGGAGCATATTATATCGCTATCTTCCATGTAATTACACATGCATTTTTCAAAGGCTTGTTATTCCTTGGTTCTGGCTCTGTAATTCATGGTATGCACGGTGAGCAGGACATCAAACGTATGGGCGGATTGAAAAAATATATGCCTACGACTGCCAAAACCTTTTTTATCGGAACTATGGCTATTGCAGGTATTCCATTTTTCAGTGGCTTTATGTCGAAAGACGAAATTCTCTGGTATGCCTGGTCATCAAGTCATGGCGGCGGTTGGCTGGTTTGGGGAACTCTTGCTGTTGCTGCAATGTTTACAGCATTCTATATGTTCCGACTATATTATTTGACTTTCGAGGGCGAGGAAAGGTTTGACCACAAGAAAGTTCATCCTCACGAATCACCGAAGACCGTAACCTTTGCGCTCATAACTCTTGCAGTGCTTTCGACTATCGGTGGCTTGATGAATATTCCTCCTGCACTTGTTCCTTGGCTACATTCAGACCCACTTCTTAAAAGCTGGTTAAAGCCGATTTTTGCTAATGCGAATATGGTTTTGGGTGGTCATTCTCATCACGGTATTGAAATTATGATGTACGTGCTGATGATTATAGCAACTCTAGTTGCTTTCAGTATGTGGGCACTTGCTAAGAAATGGTACTCAGATCCACAGTGGGCTGCTCCGCGCAAACTCTCAAAGAGTTTTAACGGTATATATCAGGCACTTTGGAATAAATACTGGCTTGACGAAATTTTTTATGCTATGATAATTGACCCTATTAATAAATTATCTACATCTTTCTTCTGGAAATTCACTGATATTGGTATTATTGACGGCATTGTCAATGGCTCTGCCAAGTCAATTCAAATGCTCGGTAACAGAATAAAACTAATGCAAACAGGTATAGCTCAAAATTATGCTGTTGTGATGATAGCAGGTATTGTAGTGATTTTAGCCTGGGTAATGTTTTTATAA